A portion of the Sabethes cyaneus chromosome 3, idSabCyanKW18_F2, whole genome shotgun sequence genome contains these proteins:
- the LOC128744545 gene encoding acid phosphatase type 7 has product MKSERTIRATASSLLILFSLLLLRLVNGQVFYYQPEQVHLAFGETTDEIVVTWSTMTATNESIVEYGIGGLILRATGTEQKFVDGGSQRHTQYIHRVVLKDLQPLSRYEYHCGSTVGWSAEFYFHTVPKGADWSPSLAIFGDMGNENAQSMARLQEDTQRHMYDAILHVGDFAYDMNSENALVGDQFMNQIQSIAAYTPYMVCAGNHEEKYNFSNYRARFSMPGGTESMMYSFNLGPVHFIGFSTEVYYFMNYGLKALVNQYEWLRRDLEEANRPENRAERPWIVTYGHRPMYCSNDNDNDCTHSETLVRVGLPFTHWFGLEDLFYEYGVDVEIWAHEHSYERLWPIYDYKVYNGSHEEPYRNPRAPVHLVTGSAGCKEGREPFIRKIPEWSAIHSRDYGYTRMKAYNRTHLYFEQISVDKEGAVIDQFTIIKDRHIPYKQLLRDETEED; this is encoded by the exons ATGAAATCCGAACGTACAATCCGAGCAACGGCCTCGTCGCTGTTGATACTATTTTCACTGCTTTTGCTTCGGTTGGTCAATGGCCAAGTGTTCTACTACCAACCGGAGCAGGTTCATCTGGCCTTCGGTGAAACGACCGACGAAATAGTGGTCACCTGGAGTACCATGACGGCAACAAATGAGTCGATTGTAGAGTACGGAATTGGTGGATTGATATTACG AGCAACCGGAACGGAGCAAAAGTTCGTCGACGGGGGCTCGCAGCGACACACTCAATACATACACCGAGTGGTGCTGAAAGACCTGCAGCCCTTGTCCCGGTACGAGTATCACTGTGGCAGTACGGTGGGCTGGTCAGCAGAGTTTTACTTTCATACCGTTCCGAAGGGGGCGGATTGGTCTCCTTCGTTGGCTATATTCGGCGATATGGGAAATGAGAATGCACAGTCGATGGCCCGATTGCAGGAGGACACTCAGCGGCACATGTACGATGCAATCCTGCACGTAGGAGACTTTGCGTACGATATGAACTCGGAAAATGCTCTGGTCGGGGACCAGTTCATGAATCAGATCCAGTCGATTGCAGCTTACACGCCGTATATGGTGTGCGCTGGCAATCACGAGGAAAAATA CAATTTCTCCAATTATCGTGCACGCTTCAGCATGCCGGGTGGCACCGAGAGCATGATGTACAGCTTCAACCTGGGACCGGTGCATTTCATCGGATTTAGTACGGAGGTGTACTATTTCATGAACTACGGTTTGAAAGCGTTGGTCAACCAGTACGAGTGGCTCCGGCGCGATCTGGAGGAAGCGAATCGGCCGGAGAACCGTGCCGAGCGACCGTGGATAGTGACCTACGGTCACCGGCCGATGTACTGCAGCAATGATAACGATAACGATTGCACCCACAGTGAAACGCTGGTGCGCGTGGGACTTCCCTTCACGCACTGGTTTGGCCTGGAGGACCTGTTCTACGAGTACGGCGTTGATGTGGAGATTTGGGCGCATGAGCACTCGTACGAGCGGTTGTGGCCCATCTACGACTACAAG GTATATAATGGTTCCCACGAAGAGCCATACCGCAATCCGCGGGCTCCGGTGCATTTGGTGACGGGATCCGCCGGCTGTAAGGAAGGTCGCGAACCGTTCATCCGCAAGATTCCCGAATGGAGTGCCATTCACAGCCGTGACTACGGCTACACCCGGATGAAGGCATACAACCGAACGCATCTTTACTTCGAGCAAATTTCGGTGGACAAAGAAGGAGCGGTCATCGATCAGTTTACCATTATCAAAGACAGACACATTCCGTACAAGCAACTGTTGCGTGACGAAACCGAAGAGGACTAG
- the LOC128744546 gene encoding beta-1,3-galactosyltransferase 5 — protein sequence MRKFHRILVFVVALFILYLVYRYSFQVDSEGNYLFLKPLDSTGSGGFLTLLQTENKPEDFSSMDQEKQADPRRLVSLTDFRYLIPNDICKENGSFSELLGVILVTSYVGHDALRAAHRQAISQQKLISMGLLRIFSLGSIPSTEKFIHQNAIEHEQKLFGDIIQGNFTEAYRNLTFKHVMSLKWATEHCIRAKFLIKMDDDIVFDPFYIQNHLSDLGQQNQKSLLAGFMFTNKKVIRLKANKWFVSKAEYARDSYPPYLSGWLYITNQWTARKLVLQSESVPFFWIDDTYITGILAERAQVKLTNLNKWFSANSEFIDCCIRDMKRYSFQCDYYVGPNGGNPNLIVEFVQELERCYDNACYQRPSGKPLTKTCVAEYKSILHERGVAQISALRLR from the exons ATGAGAAAGTTTCATCGGATTTTGGTCTTCGTAGTGGCCCTGTTTATACTGTACCTGGTGTATCGGTACTCGTTTCAAGTAGATAGTGAAGGCAACTATCTATTCCTAAAACCGCTGGATAGCACCGGCAGTGGTGGATTTCTAACATTGCTGCAGACCGAAAATAAACCGGAGGATTTCTCTTCAATGGACCAGGAAAAGCAAGCCGATCCACGAAGATTAGTGAGCTTGACGGATTTTCGATACTTGATTCCCAACGATATATGCAAGGAAAACGGGAGCTTTTCTGAACTCCTAG GCGTGATTCTTGTAACTTCCTACGTGGGGCATGATGCCCTTCGGGCAGCCCATAGACAGGCCATTTCTCAGCAGAAACTCATATCGATGGGACTGCTGCGCATTTTTTCACTAGGCAGTATACCTTCAACGGAGAAATTTATCCACCAGAATGCAATCGAACACGAACAGAAGCTGTTTGGCGACATCATCCAAGGTAACTTCACGGAAGCGTACCGGAACTTAACTTTCAAACACGTTATGAGCCTCAAATGGGCTACCGAACATTGCATCAGGGCTAAGTTTCTGATTAAAATGGACGATGATATTGTGTTCGATCCGTTCTACATTCAGAATCATCTGTCCGATTTGGGTCAGCAAAATCAAAAGAGCTTACTGGCCGGTTTTATGTTTACCAACAAAAAAGTCATTCGACTAAAAGCGAATAAGTGGTTTGTGTCCAAAGCCGAGTATGCCCGCGACAGCTACCCACCGTACCTATCCGGATGGCTATACATCACCAACCAGTGGACGGCCCGTAAGCTAGTGCTACAGTCGGAATCGGTTCCCTTTTTCTGGATAGATGACACCTACATAACCGGAATCCTTGCCGAACGGGCTCAAGTAAAGCTAACGAACCTGAACAAGTGGTTCAGTGCCAACTCGGAGTTCATTGATTGCTGCATTCGTGACATGAAACGGTACTCGTTTCAGTGCGACTACTACGTCGGTCCTAACGGTGGAAACCCGAATTTGATCGTGGAATTCGTACAGGAACTGGAACGTTGCTACGACAACGCTTGCTATCAGCGCCCCAGTGGGAAACCGCTGACGAAAACGTGCGTTGCCGAGTACAAAAGTATTCTGCACGAGCGAGGAGTGGCTCAGATCAGTGCTCTGCGGCTTCGGTAA